A genomic segment from Chitinophagaceae bacterium encodes:
- a CDS encoding helix-turn-helix domain-containing protein, with protein sequence MDIPTTTHNDLLELAEGFINNSNQPVFLTGKAGTGKTTFLKHIIKHSVKNCAVVAPTGVAAINAGGATIHSFFQLPFTPYLPQGAFEQHTLATNEPHNLMASMRLSQKRREVLQQLELLIIDEISMVRADVLDAMDNVLRHVRSRRRQPFGGVQVLYIGDLYQLPPVVKDEEWILLKNYYENPFFFSSKVMAEQPPVYIELKKVYRQHDSHFIQILNQVRNNDMDEEGYNLLHERLNKRPANEGVITLTTHNATADQLNNSALGLIKDKEFVYRANVDGDFSERIFPTEEYLRLKKGTQVMFLKNNTEKGYYNGKIGTISNLEEDKIVVNCKDADGEKEIEVQKETWRNVKYTVDEKKSKIEEEVAGSFTQYPLRLAWAITIHKSQGLTFNQVIIDAQRAFAPGQVYVALSRCRTLEGIYLQSAIAHKSLRSDDRIVAYCQQQSASDELRKSLAQATCNFQQEIILALMNFSDMAYHSKKLSDFIIQQPSFGKKSIEWAAHNVMQAEIYKKHGNTFSAELQKLFGEMPPKQNEAVTKRLTTASKWFINELENLKEHLRTIKASTDNRQVALDFNSRAGKLYEAICNKMFLLTACTQTFDLNYFQKHKASYKAVPFPVSIYAAATEKLSGMADLNLLNQLRNLRSQMAEDAGIALFMICSTESLELMATYFPFTEKDLEKIKGFGTKKISQYGNPFLETIRDYCNFFAIETQMHLIGGTKKKKTPKATKNDTKLLTFDLYQQGKTIQEIATLRNLSTSTIESHLAYYIQSGSIAILDILDVQTYRDIKAQVQKNPAAALAEIKTQLRQYSYGQIKMVMAAKESN encoded by the coding sequence ATGGATATACCAACAACTACACATAACGATTTACTTGAACTTGCCGAGGGATTTATAAATAACAGCAACCAACCGGTATTTTTAACGGGCAAAGCAGGAACCGGTAAAACTACTTTTTTAAAACATATTATAAAGCATAGTGTAAAAAACTGTGCGGTAGTTGCGCCTACTGGTGTGGCAGCTATAAATGCCGGTGGTGCAACCATTCATTCATTTTTTCAATTACCCTTTACTCCATACCTGCCACAGGGCGCTTTTGAGCAGCACACATTGGCAACAAATGAACCGCACAATTTAATGGCCAGCATGCGCTTAAGCCAAAAACGCCGGGAGGTATTACAGCAATTGGAGCTGCTTATTATAGATGAAATAAGTATGGTAAGGGCTGATGTACTGGATGCCATGGACAATGTATTGCGCCATGTACGCAGCCGCCGCAGGCAACCTTTTGGTGGGGTGCAGGTTTTATATATTGGCGATTTATACCAGTTGCCACCCGTAGTAAAAGATGAGGAATGGATATTACTGAAAAATTATTATGAAAACCCTTTTTTCTTTAGCAGCAAAGTAATGGCAGAGCAACCGCCCGTTTATATAGAATTAAAAAAAGTATATCGGCAGCACGACAGCCACTTTATACAGATCTTAAACCAGGTACGCAATAACGATATGGACGAAGAGGGCTACAACCTGTTGCACGAACGCTTAAATAAAAGGCCTGCAAATGAAGGAGTAATTACCCTTACTACGCATAATGCCACGGCCGATCAATTAAATAATAGTGCATTGGGGTTAATAAAGGATAAAGAATTTGTGTACCGGGCAAATGTTGATGGAGATTTCTCCGAACGCATTTTTCCTACAGAAGAATATTTGCGGTTAAAAAAAGGAACCCAGGTAATGTTTTTAAAAAATAATACCGAGAAAGGTTATTATAACGGAAAAATTGGAACCATTAGCAACCTGGAAGAAGATAAAATAGTGGTTAACTGTAAAGATGCAGATGGAGAAAAAGAAATTGAAGTACAAAAAGAAACCTGGCGAAATGTAAAATATACCGTAGATGAAAAAAAGAGTAAAATTGAGGAAGAAGTAGCGGGCAGTTTTACACAATACCCGCTTCGGCTGGCCTGGGCCATAACCATTCACAAAAGCCAGGGCCTTACCTTCAACCAGGTAATTATTGATGCGCAAAGGGCATTTGCACCTGGCCAGGTGTATGTGGCGTTAAGCCGCTGCAGAACTTTAGAAGGCATTTATTTACAATCTGCTATTGCCCATAAAAGCCTGCGAAGCGATGATCGTATTGTGGCTTATTGCCAGCAACAATCAGCAAGCGATGAGTTAAGAAAATCATTAGCGCAAGCTACCTGCAACTTTCAGCAGGAAATTATTTTAGCGCTCATGAATTTTTCGGATATGGCCTACCATTCCAAAAAATTATCAGATTTTATCATTCAGCAACCAAGCTTTGGAAAAAAATCAATTGAGTGGGCCGCACACAATGTAATGCAAGCTGAAATTTATAAAAAGCATGGCAATACATTTAGTGCAGAATTACAAAAGCTTTTTGGCGAAATGCCGCCCAAACAAAATGAAGCTGTTACAAAAAGGTTAACCACTGCATCAAAATGGTTTATAAACGAATTAGAAAATTTAAAAGAACATTTAAGAACCATTAAAGCTTCTACCGATAACCGGCAGGTTGCGCTTGACTTTAATAGCCGGGCCGGCAAATTGTACGAAGCCATTTGCAACAAAATGTTTTTGCTTACTGCTTGCACGCAAACATTTGACCTTAATTATTTTCAAAAACACAAAGCATCGTATAAAGCTGTTCCGTTTCCTGTTTCTATTTATGCAGCAGCTACCGAAAAATTATCGGGCATGGCAGACCTTAATTTATTGAATCAATTAAGAAATTTACGCAGCCAAATGGCAGAAGATGCAGGAATAGCCCTATTTATGATATGCAGTACCGAATCATTGGAGCTCATGGCTACCTATTTCCCTTTTACAGAAAAAGATCTTGAAAAAATTAAAGGCTTTGGTACCAAAAAAATTAGCCAGTACGGAAACCCTTTTTTAGAAACAATTAGGGATTATTGCAATTTTTTTGCCATTGAAACACAAATGCATTTAATTGGCGGTACTAAAAAGAAAAAAACACCCAAAGCTACTAAGAACGATACCAAACTTTTAACCTTCGACTTATACCAGCAAGGTAAAACAATTCAGGAAATTGCAACACTTCGAAATTTAAGCACATCAACTATTGAATCGCACTTAGCGTATTATATACAATCAGGCAGTATTGCCATTCTGGATATATTAGATGTGCAAACCTACCGGGATATTAAAGCGCAGGTACAAAAAAACCCTGCTGCCGCACTTGCAGAAATAAAAACACAATTACGGCAATATAGTTATGGCCAAATAAAGATGGTGATGGCGGCAAAAGAAAGCAACTAA
- a CDS encoding F0F1 ATP synthase subunit alpha has product MVEIKPDEISAILRQQLSNFNASANLEEIGTVLQVGDGIARVYGLNNVRSGELVEFENGVKAIALNLEEDNVGVVLMGESTEIKEGDKVKRTGQIASIKVGDGMAGRVINTLGQPIDGKGPLKGELYEMPLERKAPGVIFREPVKEPLQTGIKAIDAMIPIGRGQRELIIGDRQTGKTAIAIDTIINQKEFYDAGQPVYCIYVGIGQKASTIAGIMKTLEENGAMAYSTIVAASASDPAPLQFYAPFAGAAIGEFFRDTGRPALIIYDDLSKQAVAYREVSLLLRRPPGREAYPGDVFYLHSRLLERAAKVISKDEIAKQMNDLPESIKHLVKGGGSLTALPIIETQAGDVSAYIPTNVISITDGQIFLEGNLFNSGIRPAINVGISVSRVGGNAQIKSMKKVAGTLKLDQALYRELEAFSKFGGDLDAATKNVIDKGARNVEVLKQAQYSPFAVEKQVAIIYLGTQGLLKDVAVKNVKAFEDHFLMEMENKYPEVLAEFKKGNLPEDGLKKVAELAKGLAPQYK; this is encoded by the coding sequence ATGGTAGAAATTAAACCAGATGAAATTTCGGCGATACTTCGCCAGCAGTTGAGCAATTTTAATGCTTCGGCAAATCTTGAAGAAATTGGCACTGTATTACAGGTGGGTGATGGTATTGCCCGTGTATATGGCCTCAACAATGTTCGGTCGGGAGAGCTGGTAGAATTTGAAAACGGCGTAAAAGCCATTGCGCTAAACCTGGAAGAAGATAATGTGGGTGTGGTATTGATGGGTGAAAGCACGGAAATTAAAGAAGGCGATAAAGTAAAACGTACCGGCCAAATTGCCTCTATTAAAGTTGGCGATGGTATGGCAGGCCGTGTAATTAATACATTGGGCCAGCCAATAGATGGTAAAGGCCCGCTCAAAGGCGAGTTATATGAAATGCCTTTGGAAAGAAAAGCTCCTGGTGTAATTTTTCGTGAGCCGGTAAAAGAACCTTTGCAAACTGGTATTAAAGCCATAGATGCCATGATACCAATTGGGCGTGGACAACGTGAGCTTATAATTGGCGACCGCCAAACCGGTAAAACCGCAATTGCCATTGATACCATCATTAACCAAAAAGAGTTTTATGATGCCGGCCAGCCGGTTTATTGTATATATGTAGGTATTGGGCAAAAAGCATCTACCATTGCTGGTATTATGAAAACGCTGGAAGAGAACGGCGCTATGGCTTATTCAACAATTGTTGCTGCATCTGCCAGCGACCCTGCTCCATTACAGTTCTACGCACCATTTGCAGGCGCTGCCATTGGGGAATTTTTTCGTGATACCGGCCGCCCTGCATTAATTATTTATGATGATTTATCAAAGCAGGCCGTGGCTTACCGTGAGGTTTCTTTGCTGCTCCGCCGCCCGCCGGGCCGTGAGGCATACCCTGGTGATGTATTTTATTTGCATAGCCGCTTATTAGAAAGGGCTGCCAAAGTAATTTCAAAAGATGAAATTGCAAAGCAAATGAACGACCTGCCGGAATCCATTAAACATTTGGTAAAAGGTGGTGGTTCTTTAACTGCATTGCCCATTATTGAAACACAGGCGGGTGATGTATCTGCCTATATTCCCACCAATGTAATTTCTATTACCGACGGGCAAATATTTTTGGAAGGTAACCTGTTTAACTCAGGTATAAGGCCGGCTATTAACGTAGGTATCAGCGTGAGCCGTGTGGGGGGAAATGCGCAAATAAAATCTATGAAAAAAGTTGCCGGTACCCTTAAGCTTGACCAGGCGCTTTACCGTGAGCTGGAAGCATTTTCTAAATTTGGCGGCGACCTTGATGCGGCTACCAAAAATGTAATAGATAAAGGTGCAAGAAACGTGGAAGTGTTGAAGCAGGCGCAATACAGCCCATTTGCTGTAGAAAAACAAGTAGCAATTATTTACTTAGGTACACAGGGATTATTGAAAGATGTGGCGGTGAAAAACGTAAAAGCATTTGAAGACCACTTTTTGATGGAAATGGAAAATAAATACCCCGAAGTGTTGGCCGAGTTTAAAAAAGGCAACCTGCCCGAAGATGGGCTTAAAAAAGTTGCAGAGCTGGCAAAAGGTTTAGCGCCCCAGTATAAATAA
- a CDS encoding T9SS type A sorting domain-containing protein, with amino-acid sequence MKNLTTGLLCLISGILALPFSSNSQAIYPVSLQEKVQNSSLIVEALVESQSSFWNPAHTGIFTSNKVKLSKVFKGSIQAQYIDILTVGGSVGNEAIEASDLASLQLGETGIFFCFPNSINLRNPQTNELLYDIYSSAQGFIRYDLVSKIADAPFVSYKNIVTNLYPILEQATGRTYENKNPGFSISAWPVVQQTNVLGITSFSPANVVSGATENPAQNLLTINGTDFGPNSGSAAILFDDANNGTGGTVFTVAYNDPLVVSWTNTQIQVRVPSRAGTGFFQVRDASGTSVTSPTSLNVNYAVLSASSSGAIKQTNLMDDNGLGGYSIVYSTNTAGNGVDLDASPTKATFQRALNTWREVSGLNFIEGGTTTVQAVTGDGLNVAMFDNTNTGYPPLAAGILGVCYSYSSNCGASFAFRKPEFEIVLRNNLVSLGSTTFESGPCYPASGITDMEAVILHELGHALNLAHINDSYQGSSYATYNPTKVMNFAILAGTARKSPDWSAFIGSQYCINPKGLSYGACTSGIEMLPLTPINEAKDECPVFPSVTTPNNTMINFDLVHATSNKNGDPQFTAINCAGTGLGITNNAYFALLTGTGTTIDMVVSDYVTSPASQSGCASAGVELALYQVSSCPAGQAFPAPVACRTFTGNGALATFTGLLTGTNYLLFVDGKNNTKANFNILLNGTALPVRLTQFSGIAKNSFNELIWSLQITSTEKSIVLQSSVDGFLFYDIYEQPIINGTTDLHGKYNDFTTDAKKHYRLKIADQNGSISFSNILLLQRESNSFSVSPNPAKDFINISLQVKNRSVYQFELYNAAGKLVKRQLETLETGMQSIQLNGLNKLAAGVYTLKVGNEKTTERMKLMIK; translated from the coding sequence ATGAAAAACCTTACAACTGGCCTTTTATGCCTTATAAGCGGAATTTTAGCCTTGCCCTTCAGCAGCAATTCTCAGGCAATTTATCCTGTTTCCCTGCAGGAAAAAGTGCAAAACTCTTCTTTAATTGTTGAAGCCTTAGTAGAATCGCAATCTTCTTTTTGGAACCCGGCACACACCGGTATTTTTACCAGTAATAAAGTAAAATTATCCAAAGTTTTTAAAGGCAGCATACAGGCCCAATATATAGATATATTAACCGTTGGCGGCTCGGTAGGTAATGAAGCCATTGAAGCCAGCGACCTTGCCAGCCTGCAATTGGGCGAAACAGGCATTTTCTTTTGTTTCCCAAACAGTATTAACCTAAGAAACCCCCAAACCAATGAGTTGCTTTATGATATTTACAGCAGTGCACAGGGTTTTATAAGGTATGACCTGGTAAGTAAAATTGCCGATGCACCATTTGTAAGTTATAAAAATATTGTAACCAACCTATATCCCATACTTGAGCAGGCAACAGGAAGAACTTATGAAAATAAAAATCCCGGTTTTAGTATTAGTGCCTGGCCTGTAGTGCAACAAACTAATGTTTTAGGCATCACTTCATTTTCGCCTGCAAATGTAGTATCAGGCGCTACAGAAAACCCTGCCCAAAACCTGCTCACTATTAATGGTACCGATTTTGGGCCAAACAGTGGATCTGCTGCAATACTTTTTGACGATGCCAATAATGGAACCGGTGGCACAGTTTTTACTGTTGCCTATAATGATCCACTTGTAGTATCCTGGACCAATACGCAAATACAGGTTCGTGTACCCAGCCGTGCAGGCACAGGTTTTTTCCAAGTGCGAGATGCTTCAGGCACTTCGGTTACTTCTCCCACTTCACTCAATGTAAATTATGCTGTACTTTCTGCATCATCCTCCGGCGCTATTAAACAAACCAATTTAATGGATGATAATGGCCTGGGTGGTTACAGCATTGTATATAGTACCAATACCGCAGGTAATGGAGTTGACCTGGATGCATCACCAACAAAAGCAACTTTTCAAAGGGCTTTAAATACCTGGAGAGAAGTAAGCGGTTTAAATTTTATTGAAGGCGGAACCACAACCGTACAGGCTGTAACAGGAGATGGATTAAATGTGGCCATGTTTGATAATACAAATACCGGGTATCCACCTTTAGCAGCAGGAATATTAGGGGTTTGTTATTCTTATTCTTCAAACTGTGGTGCTTCGTTTGCCTTTCGTAAGCCGGAATTTGAAATTGTATTAAGAAACAATCTTGTTTCATTGGGCAGTACTACATTTGAATCCGGGCCATGTTACCCTGCAAGTGGTATTACCGATATGGAAGCCGTAATTCTTCATGAGTTGGGTCATGCCTTAAACCTTGCCCATATTAATGACAGCTACCAGGGTTCTTCTTATGCCACTTATAACCCTACTAAAGTAATGAACTTTGCTATTTTAGCCGGTACGGCTCGTAAATCGCCGGATTGGTCAGCATTTATTGGTTCGCAATATTGTATTAATCCAAAAGGGTTAAGCTATGGTGCTTGTACTTCAGGCATAGAAATGTTGCCACTTACACCCATTAACGAAGCAAAAGACGAATGCCCTGTTTTTCCTTCGGTTACCACACCCAATAATACTATGATAAATTTTGACCTGGTACATGCAACAAGCAATAAAAATGGCGATCCGCAATTTACTGCTATCAATTGTGCAGGTACAGGTTTAGGCATTACCAATAATGCCTATTTTGCCCTGCTTACCGGCACAGGCACTACCATTGATATGGTAGTGAGTGATTATGTTACATCGCCTGCAAGCCAAAGTGGTTGTGCCTCTGCAGGTGTTGAATTAGCGCTATACCAGGTAAGCTCCTGCCCGGCCGGCCAGGCTTTTCCTGCTCCGGTTGCCTGCCGTACTTTTACAGGCAATGGAGCGTTGGCAACATTTACAGGGTTGCTTACAGGTACAAATTACCTGCTTTTTGTAGATGGCAAAAATAATACTAAAGCCAACTTTAATATTTTGCTCAATGGCACGGCTTTGCCAGTAAGGCTTACCCAATTTTCCGGCATTGCAAAAAATAGTTTTAATGAGTTGATATGGTCATTACAAATTACTTCCACAGAAAAATCAATTGTTCTGCAATCTTCTGTTGATGGGTTTTTGTTTTATGATATTTATGAACAACCCATTATCAATGGCACTACAGATTTACACGGAAAATATAATGATTTTACAACCGATGCTAAAAAACATTATCGTCTAAAAATTGCAGATCAAAACGGCAGTATTAGTTTTTCCAATATACTGCTGCTGCAAAGAGAAAGCAACAGCTTCTCTGTTTCCCCCAATCCTGCAAAAGATTTTATAAATATTTCGCTACAGGTAAAAAATCGTAGCGTTTATCAATTTGAATTATACAATGCAGCAGGTAAATTAGTAAAACGCCAGTTAGAAACCCTGGAAACAGGGATGCAAAGCATCCAACTCAATGGATTAAATAAGTTAGCTGCCGGCGTTTATACCTTAAAAGTTGGCAATGAAAAAACAACAGAAAGAATGAAGCTGATGATAAAGTAG
- a CDS encoding NAD(P)/FAD-dependent oxidoreductase translates to MKIVIVGAGFGGLRLARKLNNKPGIEVVLIDRFNHHQFQPLFYQVATAALNGSDISFPLRKVFHNSKNVSVRLAELSQINAADNTVVTSEGNFAYDQLVIATGADTNFFGNSNFEKFAWPMKSTVEAMEIRNHILKNFEAALMEADVLHRQRLLNIVVVGAGPTGVELSGAIAEMKKYVLPKDYPELDFEAMNIYLLEGGLKTLAAMSEKSSLQSKNYLERLGVKVKTNAMMQDYNGKTVFLADGSSIESSMVIWAAGIKGNIPTGIDASLIVRGNRIKVNLQCKVEGTKNIYSIGDVAYMEEPAYPKGHPQVAPVAMQQADLLAKNFIYLNSRKLNKKITEFTYHNKGSMATVGRNLAVVDIPKPKLHLGGLLAWMIWMSLHLMLILGVKNRFFIFLNWLYAYFTRDQNLRLIFKKYY, encoded by the coding sequence ATGAAAATAGTTATCGTTGGCGCCGGCTTTGGCGGCCTAAGGCTTGCCCGAAAACTCAATAATAAACCCGGTATTGAAGTAGTATTGATAGACCGGTTTAACCACCACCAGTTTCAACCTTTATTTTACCAGGTAGCTACGGCAGCGCTTAATGGCAGCGATATTTCATTTCCGTTGCGTAAAGTTTTTCATAACAGTAAAAATGTAAGCGTTCGCCTTGCTGAACTTTCTCAAATAAATGCTGCTGATAATACGGTTGTAACCTCCGAGGGAAATTTTGCATACGATCAACTGGTAATAGCCACAGGTGCAGATACCAACTTTTTTGGCAACAGCAATTTTGAAAAATTTGCCTGGCCCATGAAAAGCACCGTAGAAGCTATGGAAATACGCAACCATATTTTAAAAAACTTTGAAGCTGCATTAATGGAAGCGGATGTGCTGCACAGGCAAAGGCTCCTGAATATTGTGGTGGTAGGCGCAGGGCCTACCGGTGTTGAGCTAAGCGGCGCCATTGCCGAAATGAAAAAATATGTATTACCCAAAGATTATCCTGAGCTGGATTTTGAAGCTATGAATATTTATCTTTTGGAAGGCGGCCTCAAAACACTCGCCGCCATGAGTGAAAAAAGCAGCCTGCAGTCTAAAAATTATCTTGAAAGGCTGGGTGTAAAGGTAAAAACCAATGCAATGATGCAGGATTATAACGGCAAAACGGTTTTTTTAGCAGATGGCAGCAGCATAGAATCATCAATGGTTATTTGGGCAGCAGGCATTAAAGGTAATATCCCCACAGGAATTGATGCATCGCTTATTGTAAGGGGAAACCGCATTAAAGTAAACCTGCAATGTAAAGTGGAGGGCACAAAAAATATTTATTCCATAGGAGATGTTGCCTATATGGAAGAGCCCGCTTACCCAAAAGGGCATCCGCAGGTGGCGCCGGTAGCCATGCAACAGGCAGATTTGCTGGCTAAAAATTTTATATATTTAAACAGTAGAAAATTAAATAAAAAAATTACAGAATTTACTTACCATAATAAAGGTTCTATGGCAACTGTAGGCCGCAACCTTGCCGTAGTGGATATACCCAAACCAAAATTACATTTAGGTGGTTTATTGGCCTGGATGATTTGGATGAGCCTTCACCTAATGTTGATTTTAGGCGTAAAAAACCGTTTCTTTATTTTTCTTAACTGGTTGTATGCGTATTTTACCCGTGATCAAAACCTGCGGTTGATTTTTAAAAAATACTATTAA